The stretch of DNA GCCGTCACTGGTCCTAATCTTGGCGATTCTCGTGCTCAGCTACGCGTCGGGCGCATTCACCGCGTCCTTCGTGCGGAATCCCGTCTACGCCAGCATTCTCGGCTTCTGCGTGATGATGATCGCGTTCGCGACCGCTGCGACGGAATGGATCGACATCCCCATCGCGTGGCTCGGCGTCGCGGCGCTCGCTTTAAGCGCCGTGCTGGGCGTCGCCGCTTGGGTCTGCGTCCGCAACGACTGGTCGCTGCGGTTGTCGTGAACCACCGCCGAAGAACCGGGTCTTAGCCGTAGGCGGCAGCCCACGGCGGAGCGGGCGCCCACTTCCGCCGTGGGCTGCCGCCTACGGCTGAGGTCGATCGGGGTGGTTCGGTTGTCCGTGGGTTGAACCGCCGCGACGGGCCGCGGAGAATGGGGCGTTCCGCGCCCCCCTCCGGTCGCTGACGCTCCCGGCTCGCCCGCCCCTCGGCTCGCCGGCCGTTCCCTCAGCCCCTAACCCCTCGCCCCTGGCCCCTCCCCTGATGTCTCCCGCCAAACTCGCTCTGGAAGACGGGACCGTCTTTGCTGGCCGCTCGATCGGCGCCGCCGGTGAAGTGGACGGCGAGGTCTGCTTCAACACCTCGATGACCGGCTACCAGGAGGTCCTGACCGACCCCAGCTACCGTGGGCAGATCGTCACGATGACCTACCCGCAGATCGGCAACTACGGCGCCTCGGCCGCCGACGCCGAATCGGCGGGGCCGCAAGTCGCCGGGTTCGTGGTCCGCGAAGAGAGCCGCATCGCTAGCAATTTCCGCAGCGAGCAGGCGCTGGGCGATTACCTACGGGGCCACGGCGTGGTGGCGATCGACGGGCTCGACACGCGGGCGCTGGTTCGGAAACTACGCAGCGCCGGCGCGATGCGCGGCGTCATTTCGACGACCGACCTCGACGACGCCTCTCTGGTGGCCAAGGCCAAGAAGAGCCCCGGCCTTGTAGGACGCGACCTGGTCCGCGAGGTTACGCCTAGCGAGCCTCTCGTGTGGACCGAGCGTCTGAGTGCCTGGACCAATTTGGACGCGTCTGGGAGCGATTCTGGGGCTCCTGAGGGCCCACTGGGTCGTCCAGAACCGTTGGGACCTCATGTCGTCGCCCTCGACTTCGGCATGAAGTGGAACATCCCCCGCCACTTCGCCGGCCGCAATTGCCGCGTCACGGTGGTCCCCGGCACGGCCTCGGCCGCTGACATCCTCGCCCACGAGCCCGACGGCGTCTTCCTTTCGAACGGTCCCGGCGACCCCGAGCCGCTCGACTACGCCATCAAGACTGTCGGCGAGCTGGTGGGCCAGAAACCGATCTTCGGCATCTGCCTCGGCCACCAACTGCTGTCGCTCGCCTGCGGCGCGAAGACCTTCAAGATGAAGTTCGGCCACCGCGGTTCGAACCACCCGGTCCAGGACCTCACCACCGGCAAAGTCGAGATCACCTGCCAGAACCACGGCTTCGCCGTCGACCCCGAGTCGCTGCCGAGCGAGTTAGAAGTCACGCACCGCAGCCTCAACGACGGCTCCGTCGAAGGCGTCTCACATAAGTCGGCGCCGGCGTTTAGCGTGCAGTACCACCCGGAAGCCTCAGCGGGACCGCACGACAGCCACTATCTTTTCGAGCGATTTTTAGAGTCGATGCGAGCGTAAGCGTTCAAAAAAGGCGAGCCGGGAGCGTCAGCGACCGGAGGGAACCGCGAAGACGCGCGAATCAACGCTATTAATTCTCAGCGCCCAAGAATCACACGAATAAGTACCTCACGGATTCGCGCCGATTCGTGTAATTCGTGGGCCCGAAACCTTTCCTTCTTTCATTCGCGCGTATTCGCGTCGATTCGCGGTTCCCTTCTTGGGATCGCCGATCAATCAAACCGTTCCTGCAGGCTCTCGACCTGCATCTCGCTGCTGGCCATCGACTCCATCGCGTTGACCGCCGCTTCGGCGGCTTCGATCGTTGTTAGCACCGGGACGCCCGCCGCCGTGGCGGCGGCGCGGATCTTGCCCTCGTCGGTGCGGGCGCCTTTACCGATCGGCGTGTTCATCACCAGGGCGACGTTCTCTTCGGCCAGGTAGTCCAGCAGGTTCGGGCGGCCCTGCGTCAGCTTGTTGACGCGCGTCGCCGAGACGCCGATCGCGGCGAGCGACTCGCAAGTGCCGGGCGTGGCGAGGATCTGGTAGCCCATGTCCGCCAGCCGCTTCGCCAAGACGAGGCCGCGCTGCTTGTGACGCGGCGCGAACGACAGAAAGACGTTCCCCGACTTCGGCAGCACGGTGCCGGCGGCGAGTTGGCTCTTGGCGAACGCCATCGCGAAGCTCGGGCTGATGCCCATCACCTCGCCGGTGGAACGCATCTCGGGGCCGAGCACGATGTCGACGCCGCGGAACTTCACGAACGGGAAGACCGCTTCCTTCACCGAGACGTGCCGCGGCTTCGGGTCCTCGGTGACGCCCTGCTCCTTGAGCGACACGCCCGCCATCACCTTCGCGGCGATCTTCGCGACCGGCATGCCGGTCGCCTTGGCGACGAACGGCACCGTGCGGCTCGCGCGCGGGTTCACTTCGATGACATACAGCACCGGCGTGATCCACGGGCTCATCGGCGAGGAGTCCGTATCGCCTTCATCGACGACGGCGAACTGCACGTTCATCAAACCGCGGACGCCAAGCTCACGGGCGAGCTTCTCGGTGGCGTCGCGGATCTCCTTCTGCATCGGCATCGGCAGGCTGTACGCCGGGATCGCGCAGGCCGAGTCGCCCGAGTGGACGCCGGCCTCTTCGATGTGCTCCATGATGCCGGGGACGATGACCGTCTCGCCGTCGCAGATGGCGTCGACGTCGACCTCGGTGGCGCCTTCGAGGAAGCAATCGATCAGCACCGGCTGCCCCTGCGCGGCGATGAACGCCTCGGCGACGTAGCGGTCGAGCTGCGAGTTGTCGTAGCAGATCTCCATCGCCCGGCCGCCGAGCACGAAGCTCGGCCGCACGAGCACGGGGAAGCCGATCCGCTCGGCGATCTGCCGCGCTTGGGCGAGGTCGCGGGCGATGCCGCTGGCGGGCTGCTTCAGGCCGAGCCGGTCGATGAGCGCCGAGAACTTTTCGCGGTCCTCGGCCGCCTCGATGGCGTCCACCGCGGTGCCGATGATCGGCAGCCCCGCGTCCAAGAGCGCCCGCGCGAGGTTCAACGGCGTCTGCCCACCGAACTGCACGATGACGCCGTCCGCCTCGACGCGTTCACAGACGTTCATCACGTCTTCAACGGTGAGCGGCTCGAAGAACAAGAGATCGCTCGTGTCGTAGTCGGTCGAGACCGTCTCGGGATTCGAGTTGACCATCACCGACTCGATGCCCAGCTCCCGCAGCGCGTAGCTCGCGTGGCAGCAGCAGTAGTCGAACTCGATGCCTTGGCCGATGCGGTTGGGGCCACCGCCGAGGATGACAACGCGCTTCTTAGGCGAGCCGGCCACGTTAGTCGTCGGTGTGATCGCGGGTTCCTCCCCCGACTCACGTCGAGGGCTCGCCACAATCGACTTCGCCGGCACTTCGTCCTCGCTCCCCCAGTACGTCGAATAGAAGTAGGGCGTTTGCGCTTCGAACTCCGCGGCGCAGGTATCGACCGACTTGTAGACCGGTTTGACGCCGCGCGCTTCACGTTCACGACGCACTTCGATCTCGCTGCGACCGAAGATTGTGGCGAGTTGACGGTCGGAGAATCCGTGGCGTTTGGCTTTCCAGAGCAACGAGTCGCTTAGCGCGCCGAGCGATGGCGAGCCGGCCACGTTAGTGGTCGGTGGTTGTGGCGCCCCATCCCCGACTAACGTCGAGGGCTCGCCAGTCGCCGCTGCGCGCAACTCTTCTTCCGTCTCCACGATCTGCTTGAGCTGATCCAGGAACCACGGATCAATCTTTGTCAGGTCAAAAATGTGCTCGATCGACATGCCCGCCTTCAGCGCGTAGCGCAGGTGCCAGACGCGCTCGGCGGTGGGGACGGTGAGCTTGGCTTCGATCTCGTCGGGAGTCGGTCGGTCGGCCGCCAGCTCTCCGTTGGGACCATGCCACAGGTCTCGTGGGTCGCAGCCGAAGCCGAAGGCGCCGACTTCCAAGCCGCGCAGCGCCTTCTGAAAACTCTCCTTGAACGTCCCGCCGATCGCCATCGTCTCGCCGACGCTCTTCATCTGCGTCGTGAGCGTCGAGTCGGCCTCGGGGAACTTCTCGAACGCGAATCGCGGGATCTTTGTCACCACGTAGTCGATCGACGGCTCGAAACAGGCGGTCGTCTCGCGCGTGATGTCGTTGGGCAGCTCGTGCAGCCGATAGCCGACGGCGAGCTTCGCGGCGATCTTGGCGATCGGGAAGCCGGTGGCCTTCGACGCTAGGGCCGAGGAACGACTGACGCGGGGGTTCATCTCGATGACGATCAACCGCCCGTCGACCGGGTTGACGGCGAACTGGATGTTCGACCCCCCCGTCTCGACGCCGATTTCACGGATCACCGCCAGCGACGCGTCGCGCATCCGCTGGTACTCCTTGTCGGAGAGCGTCTGCGCTGGGGCGACCGTGATCGAGTCGCCCGTGTGGACGCCCATCGGATCGAAGTTTTCGATCGCGCAAATGATCACGACGTTGTCGTCCGCGTCGCGCATCACCTCCATCTCGTACTCTTTCCAGCCGATGATCGACTCCTCGACCAGCACCTCGCTCGTCGGCGACGCCTCGAGGCCGTTCCGGACCATGTGGTCATACTCTTGCCGGTTGTAAGCGATGCCGCCGCCGGCGCCGCCCATCGTGAAGCTCGGTCGCACAACCGCGGGCAGGCCGATCGTGTCGAGCAACTCTCTGGCGCGCTCGACCGTCTTGACGGTCTCGCCACGGCAGACCTCCAAGCCGATCTTCTTCATCGCCGCCTTGAAGCGCTCGCGGCTCTCGGCCTTGTCGATGACGTCGGCCTTGGCGGCGATCATCTCGACGCCGTGCTTCTCGAGCACGCCGTGGTTGCTCAGCTCCATCGCCAGATTCAGCGCCGTGCCGCCGCCGAGGGTCGGCAGCAGGGCGTCGGGCTTCTCGCGCGCGATGATCTTCTCGAGGACTTCCCACGTCAGCGGCTCGATGTAGGTCCGATCCGCCATCGACGGGTCGGTCATGATCGTGGCCGGGTTGGAGTTCACGAGCACGACCTCGTAGCCCTCCTCACGGAGGGCCTTGCACGCCTGGGCGCCGGCGTAGTCGAACTCGCACGCCTGGCCGATGACGATCGGACCCGAGCCCAGGATGAGAATCTTGTGGATGTCGTCGCGGCGAGGCATCGAGAGAAATGCGGATTTCGGATGGCGGATGGCGGAATCGTGGGCGCCGTCCCTCCGGAAAAACTCAGCCGGGGGCGGCAGCCCCCGGAGCCCTTTACGGAGGCCTGGCGGGGGCAAAACTGGCCTAAGTTACCACGCCCAGCGGGGGCTCGGCACCCGGGGCGGCTTGCTTGGGTGAGCCAATCGGGCGGTCCCTGCGAGCGGTCGAGCGGGGCGGCAACTATGATGGAATGGCCCCGGGAAGCTCCCACGACTGGCGTCGTGGACTCCCGGGCTATCGGTGTGGCGAATCCTGCCTGATTGACTCCCCTGCGGTTGCCGATGCCCCTGAACAAGTCTTTATCGCCCCAGCACTCCCGCGCCGCGGCTTCGAGCTACAAGGCCCACATGACCTGGGCGTCGCGGTCGGTCTCGCGCACGCTCAAGACGACCGGCGCCTTCTTGCGCCGGCAGATCTGGCTCTGGCCGATCATCGCCGTGGTGCTCCTAGCGACACTCGGCCTGTTCGTCCGGTTCGCGATCGAGCGGACCATGAAGGCGTCGCTCGTCTCCGAGCTGCAAACGCTCCGCGACGTGGAGGTCGCCATGCTCCGCACCTGGCTCACCAGCCAGGAGCACAACGCCGAATCGCTCGCCAACACCACCGCGATCCGCCAGCTCACCACCAAGCTGCTCGAAGGCAACGACCCCGAAGCCGCCAAGGCCCTCGCCGACGCCATCGGCCCCGGCATGAGCTCGCACGGTTATCACGGCTACTTCCTCCTCGACGAGCAGAAGATCATCCGCGCCGCGACCCATCCCCAGGCCGTCGGGCGGGAAGACCTCACCGACGACCCGGAGATCGACGAGTTCTTCACGCTCGCGCTCGAAGGCAAGCCCCTCGTGTCGCGGCCCTTGCCGAGCGTCTTGCCGCTCAAGGACCACATCGGCCGCATGCGGACCGGCACCCCCGTCATGTTCGTCGCCGCGCCGATCCGCGACGAGAACCTGCAAGTCGTCGCCGCCCTCGGCCTGCAGATCCGCCCCGACGAGGAGTTCAGCCGTATCCTCGAGCTCGGCCGCACCGGCGAGACGGGCGAGACCTACGCGTTCGACAAGAACGGCGTGATGCTGTCCTCGAGTCGCTTCGACGAAGAGCTGCTCCTCCTCGGCATCCTCCCCGATGTCGAAGGGAGCCGCTCGATCCTCAGCGTCCTCGTGCGAGACCCGGGCGGCGATGTCACGAAGGGTTACCGTCCCAAGCATCGCCGCGCCGACCTCCCGCCGACAAAGATGGTCGCCAGCGCCGCGGCGGGCGAGACCGCCAGCGACGTCGAGGGCTACCGCGACTACCGCGGCGTGAAGGTCGTGGGCGCCTGGACGTGGCTCCCCGAGTACGGCTTTGGCGTCGCCACCGAGATCAACGCCGCCGAGGCCTACGGCCCGCTGATCATCCTGCGGCGGACGTTCCTCGGGCTCTTCGCCTTGCTGGGGCTCAGCTCGATTGCAATCTTCCTGTTCACGCTGAAGGTCGCCAAGCTACGCCGCGAAGCTCAAGCCGCCGCTATCGAGGCCCAGCAGCTCGGCCAGTACCGGCTCGAACAACGCCTCGGCGCCGGCGCGATGGGCGTCGTCTACAAGGCGAAGCACGCCATGCTCCGCCGGCCGACGGCCGTCAAAATGGTCGAGCCCGACAAGGTCACGCCCGAGGCGCTCGCCGCCTTCGAGCGCGAGGTGCAGATCACCAGCCAGCTGTGCCACCCCAACACGGTCGCCATCTTCGACTACGGCCACACGCCCGAGGGGCTATTCTACTACGCGATGGAGTACCTCGACGGCATCAGCCTGCAGGAGCTCGTGGACCAGTACGGCCCGCAGCCCGTGGGCCGCGTCGTCGATCTGTTGCAACAGATATGCGGCTCGCTCTACGAGGCGCACACGATGGGCCTGGTGCACCGCGACATCAAGCCGGCCAACGTCATGCTCAACCGCCGCGGCGCCGACCCCGACGTCGTGAAGGTCCTCGACTTCGGCCTCGTCAAAGAGATCGACAGCGACGGCCAGCGCGGCATGGCGGGCACGCCGCTCTACATGTCGCCCGAAGCGATCCAGCAGCCCGGCACGGTCGACCCACGCAGCGACCTCTACGCCGTCGGCGCCGTCGGCTACTTCCTGCTGACGGGTCGCGTCGTCTTCGAAGCGAACGACATGCAGCAGCTGATGCACATGCACCTTGAAGACACGCCCGTAGCGCCGTCGCTCATCCGCGGCGAACGCCTGCCGGAGGAACTCGAAGACGCCCTCCTGGCGTGCCTCGACAAGAGCCGCGCCAAGCGCCCGCAAACGGCCCGCGAACTCTCGCTACGCCTCGACAAGGTCGTAGCCGAAGACGGCTGGAACGTCGAACGCGCCGACCTCTGGTGGAACCAACACGAACGCGGCACCGCGCCAAAGCTCACCAAGCCCAGCGGCTCCCCACCAACGGTCCGCGGCGACCAAGCGGCGACGATTTTGCATGAGTAGGCAGTGGGCGGTCGGCAGTGGGCAGTAAATGAGGGCGCCCGCTCCGCGGTCGCCCTCCTTCTTCCTGCCCACTGCCGACTGCCCACTATCAAAAAACCGAGGCGCCGCAGGCCAGGCCCACGACGCCTCGTTCGGTAGCTCGAGGTTGCTAGCGTTCGCAACGATCGCCAGCGGTGTTTTGCTTCCGTGACCTCCGGTTCAGCCCTTCTTCGCAGGGGCCTTCTTGGCGGGCGACTTTTTCGCCGCGGCCGGCTTGGCCTTCAACGAACGCGTCGCTTTCGCGGCGGCCGGCTTGGCGGCGCTCTTCGCCGGGGCCTTCTTGGCGGTCGCCTTGGCGGCGGCCGGCTTGGCCTTCAACGACTTGGTCGCCTTCGCCGCCGGCTTGGCGGTGGCCTTCGACTTGGCGGCAGCGGGCTTCGCTGTCGAGGTCTTGGCCTTCAGAGACTTCGTCGCCTTCGGGGTGGCCGACTTGGCGGCGGTCTTCTTGGCAGCGGGCTTCGCAGCGCTCTTCGCAGGCTTTCCAGCCATCGTCGCAACTCCAGTACGACAGTCCCGGACGGAGAGGCGGGCCCTCTGGCCCACCGTGTAGACAATCCCCGCACGGTTGGCGCGGAAAATAGAATCGGCGGGCGGGGCAAGCAAGAGCAGTTTGGCGGAACGGGAAAGCCGTCAACGAGAAACGCCCGCCAATCGCGCGACGCATCGCCTTCCGTAAGGTCCGCTGGGCGGACCCTACCAAGGGAGTGCTACGATTCTAACTCGTCACTCGCGCTCGAGCACGATCGACGCCATCCAGTCGCCGTCGAAGTCGACGGGCTTGTGCTGGTCGGGTTGCTGCTGCGACGTGCCGGTCATCGAGCGCTCGCCGCCCGTCGAGGTGTCGTAACTGAAGTAGACCCCCTTCGTGCGGCCCGGGTTGAAGTTGATCGCCACCCAGAACTTCTCCGGCAGGTCCACCACCGGCTTGTCGAACTTGACCGTCGTCCACGCCTCGGGCCCGCGCCGGAACAGCCCGTAAGGGGCGTGCTCGACGGCCAAGATCTCCGAACGGTCCTCGCTCAAGAAAGCGATCTCAAAGTCCTCGTCGGGCGCTTCGGCCGTCCCGTAGCGCGATCCGTGGATGCGAACCGCCTTCACGCCGAGCGCCCCCTCGGGCAACTCGAACCGCAGCAGGTGCCCGCTGCCGCCGAGCGACTTGCGGCCATCGGCCTTGCCGTCGGAGTAATCGACGCGGGCCGGAGCCCGCGCTGCGATGGGCTCTTTCACCGCGGGATTTGCTACAGCGGGCGGCGCTTTGGGAAATTCAGGCCAGGGTGCCGGGATCGACTTCGCCGCCGGCGCTTCACGGGGCGGTGGCGAATCGTACGGCTTGGATTGCTCATGGAGCAATCGCCGCGCCACGCGGTGATTCGGCAAGCTCTCCGCTAACTCGTCGGTGGTGCGGCCTTGTTCGCCGCGGATCAACACCAGGGCGATGTCCGGGCTCGGGCCGATGCTCAACGTGCTCACATTCAACCGAACACCCCTGACCTCCACCACCTCCCCTGCCCAGCCGCCCGGGATCATCTTCCCGTCGTCTGGATGGCCGGGATCGACGACGCGGAATTTCAAATTGCTTGGGTCTCCTTCACGCTTCAGGTGGGGCCGAGGCCGCTCATCGCCCGGAAGCAAGACGGGGAGGTGATCGCCATCACGAAGCTCCGCGATCACGCACCAACCCTCGGGGTCGAGTTCCGACGGCTCATGGAACACGCGCCACTGCCCCTGCTTCATCGTCGAGTCGGGGCCGTACTGGTTGCTTGCGGCGCCTTCCGCCGAGGAGGCGTCCTCGACTTGGCTTTCGGCGCCGGCCCTATCCGCACTGGCCTTCTTCGCCTGCTCCTTCAAGAGTTCCCGATACTCTTCCGCGTTGGGCTGCTCAGCGGCGATCCGCGCCTTCAGCGGCTTCGCCTTCTCGTGCTCGCCGCGCTCTTCGTAGACACGGGCCAGAGAGTAGACCGGGTCGATCAGCCTGTCGGGCTCGGCGGCGACGAGTCGCTCCCAGATCGCCACGGCGGCGTCGATATCCCCTTCGGCCTCAAGGCAACGGGCCAGTCCATTGAGGGGCCCCGGCGCGTCCGGCGTCTCCGCCACGATTTGCTCGAAGAACGGCTTCGCCTCCTCGGGCCGCCCTTGGTTGAGGACGGCGAAGCCGAGCCCGTTTACCGCTGAGAGATTGCCCGGATCGGCAGCGAGCACCTGCCGGAAGGCCTCCTCGGCGCCGCGTTCGTCCCGTGCGAAAAACAGGCGCCAGCCTTTTTGCAAGGAATGCGCGACTTCCGGCGAACTCGAAGCCTCGGTCTTCGGTGGCTCGGGCGCAGGAGGAGCCTCCGGTGCAGCGGGCTTCAGCACTTTCGGATCGAACGTCTCGATGTCGAACGAGTAACGCCTCTTGGCATCTTCCGCATCCTGCAAGCTCGAATAGGCGCCTCTTGCATACTGATCGATCAAGCTGAGCCGTGCAATTTCGGCATTGAACTCCGTGAGTGTCTTAACCACATCCGGCTGTTCCGCTGACCCTTTACTCAGCTCAAGATGAACAAGTTCCTCACCGAACTCCTTGAAAAGCGAAGCCGCTGACTCCGTTTTACTATCGATGATGCCGCGATACTCCTTCGCAGCTTGGCTCAGCGGAGTACGCGCTGTTGACCAGAGCCGTGAGTTGCCTGATGCGCGCAGCGATTTCTCGATTTCCGCGCCTTTTCTGACGATCTCGACCAGCTTGAGCAACGCGGCTTCCGCCTCGTCAAGATTTCCATTGATCTCGCCGCGGAGGGATTCAATCCGATCTTCTGGCTTCGGCGGCTCAGGCGCAGGCGGGGCTTGTGGTTCTTCTGGCTGTTCAAGTATCGATCGCGACGCGCCGTCGTTCGCCGGCGGCGCCGGGGGCTTCACGTTCTCGAGCGCCGCCTGCGCCTCCGCCGCGACACGCTGGGCTTCCAACAGACGGGCCTGTCGGAGTCGAGAATCGATCTCGGCGTGCGCCGCAGCTAATTCGGCGAAGCTTCTCGCTTCGGGTGACTTGTAGTCCTTGGAATCGAGTTCGGCCCTTAACACGTCAATTCGGTCCTCGGACCTTACCAGTTCCAGTAACGCCTCCCGCTGGCGATTAATCTCCTTTTGGAGTCGCATTAGCTCTTCGACCGACAGTTCCTTCGGCTCGTCCTTTGCCGGGATCGATTTCGCCGCGGGAGCGAGCGGCGCGGCGGGCAGTTGGGGTGACCAGCTGGACGTCGTCGTTGCCGCGGAAGACTTCACAGGCACGAGGAACCCCATGGCGCGGAGCGTCGCCTCATCCGCAAAACCTGTCGGCTTGAGGCCGTGCTTGGTCTGAACCTTCCGCACCGCGGCGGTGGTCTTCGGGCCATAGTCGCCGTCGATGTCGAGCTTCGGCGACGGGTCGAGCGTCTCGTTGAGCTTCCGCTGCAACTGCTGCACGCTGTGGCCGTAACGCTGGTTCGCCGCCGCGTACGTGCCGGGTCGGCCGTTGGTGTCGAGCGGTTGGAGCTGGTCCCAACCAAGGTCCAATGGCGCCGATCCGCTTGGCTGCGGTCGCCAGACGGGTTCGAGAGATTGGCGAACGGATTTGGAATCTGCCGGCGTCGGCGCCGTCAATTGATTCGACTGCTGACGCAGGGCGTCGAGTTCTCTCCGCAGCGCTTCGTTCTGTTGCCGCAGCGCTTCAAGCGCCGCATCAGCGGCGCCACCCGTCGTGCTACCAGCTTCGCGGTTGCGGATCATTGCCGTGATGACCCGGACTTCACGTTCTTTGTCGGCCGGGTTGCGATTGACCCACGCTTCCCAGATTTCGGTGGCGTCGGCGTAGGGATTGATCTTGATCGTCGCCTGCAACGAGTCGTGCCGATTAGGCATTAA from Botrimarina mediterranea encodes:
- the carB gene encoding carbamoyl-phosphate synthase large subunit — protein: MPRRDDIHKILILGSGPIVIGQACEFDYAGAQACKALREEGYEVVLVNSNPATIMTDPSMADRTYIEPLTWEVLEKIIAREKPDALLPTLGGGTALNLAMELSNHGVLEKHGVEMIAAKADVIDKAESRERFKAAMKKIGLEVCRGETVKTVERARELLDTIGLPAVVRPSFTMGGAGGGIAYNRQEYDHMVRNGLEASPTSEVLVEESIIGWKEYEMEVMRDADDNVVIICAIENFDPMGVHTGDSITVAPAQTLSDKEYQRMRDASLAVIREIGVETGGSNIQFAVNPVDGRLIVIEMNPRVSRSSALASKATGFPIAKIAAKLAVGYRLHELPNDITRETTACFEPSIDYVVTKIPRFAFEKFPEADSTLTTQMKSVGETMAIGGTFKESFQKALRGLEVGAFGFGCDPRDLWHGPNGELAADRPTPDEIEAKLTVPTAERVWHLRYALKAGMSIEHIFDLTKIDPWFLDQLKQIVETEEELRAAATGEPSTLVGDGAPQPPTTNVAGSPSLGALSDSLLWKAKRHGFSDRQLATIFGRSEIEVRREREARGVKPVYKSVDTCAAEFEAQTPYFYSTYWGSEDEVPAKSIVASPRRESGEEPAITPTTNVAGSPKKRVVILGGGPNRIGQGIEFDYCCCHASYALRELGIESVMVNSNPETVSTDYDTSDLLFFEPLTVEDVMNVCERVEADGVIVQFGGQTPLNLARALLDAGLPIIGTAVDAIEAAEDREKFSALIDRLGLKQPASGIARDLAQARQIAERIGFPVLVRPSFVLGGRAMEICYDNSQLDRYVAEAFIAAQGQPVLIDCFLEGATEVDVDAICDGETVIVPGIMEHIEEAGVHSGDSACAIPAYSLPMPMQKEIRDATEKLARELGVRGLMNVQFAVVDEGDTDSSPMSPWITPVLYVIEVNPRASRTVPFVAKATGMPVAKIAAKVMAGVSLKEQGVTEDPKPRHVSVKEAVFPFVKFRGVDIVLGPEMRSTGEVMGISPSFAMAFAKSQLAAGTVLPKSGNVFLSFAPRHKQRGLVLAKRLADMGYQILATPGTCESLAAIGVSATRVNKLTQGRPNLLDYLAEENVALVMNTPIGKGARTDEGKIRAAATAAGVPVLTTIEAAEAAVNAMESMASSEMQVESLQERFD
- the carA gene encoding glutamine-hydrolyzing carbamoyl-phosphate synthase small subunit, giving the protein MSPAKLALEDGTVFAGRSIGAAGEVDGEVCFNTSMTGYQEVLTDPSYRGQIVTMTYPQIGNYGASAADAESAGPQVAGFVVREESRIASNFRSEQALGDYLRGHGVVAIDGLDTRALVRKLRSAGAMRGVISTTDLDDASLVAKAKKSPGLVGRDLVREVTPSEPLVWTERLSAWTNLDASGSDSGAPEGPLGRPEPLGPHVVALDFGMKWNIPRHFAGRNCRVTVVPGTASAADILAHEPDGVFLSNGPGDPEPLDYAIKTVGELVGQKPIFGICLGHQLLSLACGAKTFKMKFGHRGSNHPVQDLTTGKVEITCQNHGFAVDPESLPSELEVTHRSLNDGSVEGVSHKSAPAFSVQYHPEASAGPHDSHYLFERFLESMRA
- a CDS encoding sigma-70 family RNA polymerase sigma factor, with product MSASPDLWPSSPGPSRLPAAAPPTLPQVRAVTGDGLVESDGELLRLFTRHGDPAAFDKLVERHAAMVWRVCRQTLRRQQDAEDAFQATFLLLVKSARQIGASESAAGWLFRVAYRTSLRARKRLASRREEALALDPTAPSEAEFPDLSGRQTIATLAEELMELPMRYQTPLVMRYLEGQSRRAIAEATDVTVATVQGRLARGKQLLRRRLIRRGVSLAVAMSAVSAKPRAAAAAAPTQVVLQTTSNAVAITTGGSLAASAVVLTLLEQGTRAMLFASISKPMAVAAACGLAALVLAAPPVESNATVSDGVVLTAALDGDEAEAPTATLQLTADEPTSDGEPEASAPGVAAANDPPQVTGTVQTTSESPAVTATLQQSDPSLDSPDLRFGDMALNGRKLTDAEQNELLRKQWAEAAKKDPPPVDGEPSFKELHTWHTYWENRYDALRQQAEEMRIHREEGEGTATEGDIRLVAADIFKARAEALRYERELKLRALKDGEPGASATGGDAAKDIDDSMQTGDPIEQQSHDLDESLRLFEESIGAANRILTVARSVDPAMAESLHAAAAKSIDKAKSHRSMATQLFTTLVGDAALKDQEALRAAERYSRSLEDTKQRMEVVVSAYNQRNKNTSAAAKPRATTKPTAASAPPDPLLEWKTMMVRQLMDPAGYGLSRDDAEWFRDELMPNRHDSLQATIKINPYADATEIWEAWVNRNPADKEREVRVITAMIRNREAGSTTGGAADAALEALRQQNEALRRELDALRQQSNQLTAPTPADSKSVRQSLEPVWRPQPSGSAPLDLGWDQLQPLDTNGRPGTYAAANQRYGHSVQQLQRKLNETLDPSPKLDIDGDYGPKTTAAVRKVQTKHGLKPTGFADEATLRAMGFLVPVKSSAATTTSSWSPQLPAAPLAPAAKSIPAKDEPKELSVEELMRLQKEINRQREALLELVRSEDRIDVLRAELDSKDYKSPEARSFAELAAAHAEIDSRLRQARLLEAQRVAAEAQAALENVKPPAPPANDGASRSILEQPEEPQAPPAPEPPKPEDRIESLRGEINGNLDEAEAALLKLVEIVRKGAEIEKSLRASGNSRLWSTARTPLSQAAKEYRGIIDSKTESAASLFKEFGEELVHLELSKGSAEQPDVVKTLTEFNAEIARLSLIDQYARGAYSSLQDAEDAKRRYSFDIETFDPKVLKPAAPEAPPAPEPPKTEASSSPEVAHSLQKGWRLFFARDERGAEEAFRQVLAADPGNLSAVNGLGFAVLNQGRPEEAKPFFEQIVAETPDAPGPLNGLARCLEAEGDIDAAVAIWERLVAAEPDRLIDPVYSLARVYEERGEHEKAKPLKARIAAEQPNAEEYRELLKEQAKKASADRAGAESQVEDASSAEGAASNQYGPDSTMKQGQWRVFHEPSELDPEGWCVIAELRDGDHLPVLLPGDERPRPHLKREGDPSNLKFRVVDPGHPDDGKMIPGGWAGEVVEVRGVRLNVSTLSIGPSPDIALVLIRGEQGRTTDELAESLPNHRVARRLLHEQSKPYDSPPPREAPAAKSIPAPWPEFPKAPPAVANPAVKEPIAARAPARVDYSDGKADGRKSLGGSGHLLRFELPEGALGVKAVRIHGSRYGTAEAPDEDFEIAFLSEDRSEILAVEHAPYGLFRRGPEAWTTVKFDKPVVDLPEKFWVAINFNPGRTKGVYFSYDTSTGGERSMTGTSQQQPDQHKPVDFDGDWMASIVLERE
- a CDS encoding serine/threonine protein kinase — encoded protein: MPLNKSLSPQHSRAAASSYKAHMTWASRSVSRTLKTTGAFLRRQIWLWPIIAVVLLATLGLFVRFAIERTMKASLVSELQTLRDVEVAMLRTWLTSQEHNAESLANTTAIRQLTTKLLEGNDPEAAKALADAIGPGMSSHGYHGYFLLDEQKIIRAATHPQAVGREDLTDDPEIDEFFTLALEGKPLVSRPLPSVLPLKDHIGRMRTGTPVMFVAAPIRDENLQVVAALGLQIRPDEEFSRILELGRTGETGETYAFDKNGVMLSSSRFDEELLLLGILPDVEGSRSILSVLVRDPGGDVTKGYRPKHRRADLPPTKMVASAAAGETASDVEGYRDYRGVKVVGAWTWLPEYGFGVATEINAAEAYGPLIILRRTFLGLFALLGLSSIAIFLFTLKVAKLRREAQAAAIEAQQLGQYRLEQRLGAGAMGVVYKAKHAMLRRPTAVKMVEPDKVTPEALAAFEREVQITSQLCHPNTVAIFDYGHTPEGLFYYAMEYLDGISLQELVDQYGPQPVGRVVDLLQQICGSLYEAHTMGLVHRDIKPANVMLNRRGADPDVVKVLDFGLVKEIDSDGQRGMAGTPLYMSPEAIQQPGTVDPRSDLYAVGAVGYFLLTGRVVFEANDMQQLMHMHLEDTPVAPSLIRGERLPEELEDALLACLDKSRAKRPQTARELSLRLDKVVAEDGWNVERADLWWNQHERGTAPKLTKPSGSPPTVRGDQAATILHE